From the Manihot esculenta cultivar AM560-2 chromosome 3, M.esculenta_v8, whole genome shotgun sequence genome, one window contains:
- the LOC110612008 gene encoding DEAD-box ATP-dependent RNA helicase 32 isoform X1 has protein sequence MRKPKSKSRELRKQRKFAEQEEVSLLNEWIESQKPDSGSNTLALPPLPSNAPVGRLSDGTFSRYAGSTKFSELPMSKKTLDGLKKSDYVSMTEIQRASLPHALCGRDILGAAKTGSGKTLAFVIPVLEKLHRERWGHEDGVGSIIISPTRELAGQLFDVLKAVGRYHNFSAGLLIGGRKEIDTEKERVNELNILVCTPGRLLQHMDETLNFDCSQVQVLVLDEADRILDVGFKKTLNAIISQLPKHRQTLLFSATQTKSIQDLARLSLKDPEYVGVHEKSTTSTPDRLQQTAMVVPLEQKLDMLWSFIKAHLNSKILVFLSSCKQVKFVFEAFKKLRPGIPLKCLHGKMKQGKRMVIYSQFCEKRSVLFSTDVASRGLDFNKAVDWVVQVDCPEDVASYIHRVGRTARYVSGGRSVLFLMPSEMKMLEKLQAAKVPIQFIKANNKRLQPVSGLFSALLVKDSDLQDLAKRAFVTYLRSIHIQKDKEVFDVMKLPIDEFSASMGLPMTPKLRFLNQKIKGKMMSGIQLDNADKDIASLATGAFREEDLEGQREELDIGNSGEADVEKGFLLSKETEHEGEEKTSELGPILPGTRVLKKKKLKINIHRPVGTRVVFDEEGNTLPPLARVADGKNVDNSSLLDQGKREEYYKKMREDLKQADKEDKALDRQRRREKRIKEKMKRKKQTSDSEEDRDEEEDVSASEGEKMGDRKPKRSKIYFDSDSDDGKTTEDREKLVKTDSISLAEQEALALKLLSTMH, from the exons ATGAGGAAGCCAAAATCCAAGTCCAGAGAACTGCGCAAGCAGCGTAAATTCGCTGAACAGGAAGAAGTTTCGTTACTGAATGAATGGATCGAGTCCCAAAAACCCGACTCCGGCTCCAATACTTTGGCTCTACCACCTCTGCCATCTAATGCACCTGTCGGCCGCCTTTCAGACGGCACCTTCTCGCGGTATGCTGGCTCCACAAAGTTCAGCGAATTGCCTATGTCGAAGAAAACTTTGGACGGGTTGAAGAAATCGGATTATGTTTCTATGACTGAGATACAGAGAGCCTCTTTGCCGCACGCTCTTTGTGGGAGAGATATTCTGGGTGCTGCAAAAACTGGGTCAGGGAAGACCCTAGCTTTTGTTATACCT GTTCTGGAGAAGTTACATAGAGAAAGATGGGGACATGAAGATGGGGTCGGCAGCATTATAATATCTCCCACAAGGGAGTTAGCAGGTCAGCTTTTTGATGTATTGAAAGCTGTTGGGAGGTATCATAACTTTAGTGCTGGCCTCCTAATTGGTGGGCGCAAGGAAATTGACACTGAAAAGGAGCGGGTTAATGAACTTAATATTTTGGTTTGCACTCCTGGACGGCTTCTTCAGCACATGGATGAAACTCTAAACTTTGATTGTTCACAAGTTCAG GTTTTAGTCCTTGATGAGGCAGATCGTATTCTTGATGTTGGCTTTAAGAAGACTTTGAATGCAATTATTTCACAGCTACCTAAGCATAGACAAACCTTGCTTTTCTCTGCAACTCAAACAAAATCTATTCAGGATCTTGCAAGGCTCAGTTTAAAGGACCCAGAGTATGTAGGTGTGCATGAGAAGTCCACAACATCAACTCCTGATCGTTTGCAGCAAACTGCAATGGTAGTTCCTCTTGAGCAAAAGCTGGACATGTTATGGAGTTTTATAAAGGCACATCTTAATTCAAAGATTCTTGTGTTCCTTTCAAGCTGCAAACAG GTGAAATTTGTCTTTGAAGCATTTAAGAAATTGCGGCCTGGAATTCCACTGAAGTGTCTTCATGGAAAGATGAAACAGGGGAAAAGGATGGTAATCTATTCTCAGTTCTGTGAGAAACGCTCAGTTCTCTTCTCAACTGATGTGGCCTCAAGAGGCCTTGATTTTAATAAGGCTGTTGACTGGGTTGTCCAG GTGGATTGTCCAGAAGATGTTGCATCCTACATTCACAGAGTTGGTCGCACTGCTCGCTATGTATCCGGAGGGAGGTCAGTTTTGTTTCTGATGCCTTCAGAAATGAAGATGCTTGAAAAATTGCAAGCAGCAAAAGTACCTATACAGTTTATTAAG GCAAACAATAAAAGACTGCAACCAGTTTCTGGGTTGTTTTCAGCTTTACTCGTCAAAGATTCAGATTTGCAGGACTTGGCTAAAAGGGCGTTTGTAACATATTTGCGGTCTATCCATATTCAAAAGGATAAAGAGGTGTTTGATGTAATGAAGCTGCCTATTGATGAATTTTCTGCTTCAATGGGTCTACCAATGACCCCGAAACTCCGCTTTCTGAATCAGAAAATTAAGGGAAAGATGATGTCAGGAATTCAATTGGATAATGCCGACAAGGATATTGCCAGCCTAGCAACTGGTGCATTCAGAGAAGAAGATTTGGAAGGACAAAGAGAAGAGCTAGATATTGGTAATTCTGGGGAAGCAGATGTGGAGAAAGGTTTTCTGCTATCGAAGGAAACTGAACACGAGGGTGAAGAAAAAACAAGCGAACTAGGGCCAATCTT GCCTGGAACACGGGTTCTGAAGAAAAAGAAGTTGAAGATCAATATCCATAGACCGGTGGGAACAAGGGTTGTTTTTGATGAGGAGGGGAAtacacttcctccacttgcaaGGGTGGCTGATGGAAAGAATGTTGATAATTCATCTCTACTTGATCAAG GCAAAAGAGAAGAATATTATAAGAAGATGAGAGAGGACTTGAAGCAAGCAGACAAGGAAGACAAGGCTCTGGACCGGCAGCGTCGCAGAGAGAAGCGAATTAAGGAGAAGATGAAGCGGAAGAAACAAACTAGTGACAGTGAGGAAGATAGGGATGAGGAGGAAGATGTTTCTGCATCAGAAGGAGAGAAAATGGGTGACAGGAAGCCAAAGAGGTCGAAGATATATTTCGATAGCGACAGTGATGATGGCAAGACAACAGAGGACAGAGAGAAACTTGTGAAAACTGATTCCATTTCTCTAGCAGAGCAGGAAGCTCTGGCCCTCAAGTTGTTAAGTACAATGCATTAA
- the LOC110612008 gene encoding DEAD-box ATP-dependent RNA helicase 32 isoform X2: MRKPKSKSRELRKQRKFAEQEEVSLLNEWIESQKPDSGSNTLALPPLPSNAPVGRLSDGTFSRYAGSTKFSELPMSKKTLDGLKKSDYVSMTEIQRASLPHALCGRDILGAAKTGSGKTLAFVIPVLEKLHRERWGHEDGVGSIIISPTRELAGQLFDVLKAVGRYHNFSAGLLIGGRKEIDTEKERVNELNILVCTPGRLLQHMDETLNFDCSQVQVLVLDEADRILDVGFKKTLNAIISQLPKHRQTLLFSATQTKSIQDLARLSLKDPEYVGVHEKSTTSTPDRLQQTAMVVPLEQKLDMLWSFIKAHLNSKILVFLSSCKQVKFVFEAFKKLRPGIPLKCLHGKMKQGKRMVIYSQFCEKRSVLFSTDVASRGLDFNKAVDWVVQVDCPEDVASYIHRVGRTARYVSGGRSVLFLMPSEMKMLEKLQAAKVPIQFIKANNKRLQPVSGLFSALLVKDSDLQDLAKRAFVTYLRSIHIQKDKEVFDVMKLPIDEFSASMGLPMTPKLRFLNQKIKGKMMSGIQLDNADKDIASLATGAFREEDLEGQREELDIGNSGEADVEKGFLLSKETEHEGEEKTSELGPILPGTRVLKKKKVADGKNVDNSSLLDQGKREEYYKKMREDLKQADKEDKALDRQRRREKRIKEKMKRKKQTSDSEEDRDEEEDVSASEGEKMGDRKPKRSKIYFDSDSDDGKTTEDREKLVKTDSISLAEQEALALKLLSTMH; encoded by the exons ATGAGGAAGCCAAAATCCAAGTCCAGAGAACTGCGCAAGCAGCGTAAATTCGCTGAACAGGAAGAAGTTTCGTTACTGAATGAATGGATCGAGTCCCAAAAACCCGACTCCGGCTCCAATACTTTGGCTCTACCACCTCTGCCATCTAATGCACCTGTCGGCCGCCTTTCAGACGGCACCTTCTCGCGGTATGCTGGCTCCACAAAGTTCAGCGAATTGCCTATGTCGAAGAAAACTTTGGACGGGTTGAAGAAATCGGATTATGTTTCTATGACTGAGATACAGAGAGCCTCTTTGCCGCACGCTCTTTGTGGGAGAGATATTCTGGGTGCTGCAAAAACTGGGTCAGGGAAGACCCTAGCTTTTGTTATACCT GTTCTGGAGAAGTTACATAGAGAAAGATGGGGACATGAAGATGGGGTCGGCAGCATTATAATATCTCCCACAAGGGAGTTAGCAGGTCAGCTTTTTGATGTATTGAAAGCTGTTGGGAGGTATCATAACTTTAGTGCTGGCCTCCTAATTGGTGGGCGCAAGGAAATTGACACTGAAAAGGAGCGGGTTAATGAACTTAATATTTTGGTTTGCACTCCTGGACGGCTTCTTCAGCACATGGATGAAACTCTAAACTTTGATTGTTCACAAGTTCAG GTTTTAGTCCTTGATGAGGCAGATCGTATTCTTGATGTTGGCTTTAAGAAGACTTTGAATGCAATTATTTCACAGCTACCTAAGCATAGACAAACCTTGCTTTTCTCTGCAACTCAAACAAAATCTATTCAGGATCTTGCAAGGCTCAGTTTAAAGGACCCAGAGTATGTAGGTGTGCATGAGAAGTCCACAACATCAACTCCTGATCGTTTGCAGCAAACTGCAATGGTAGTTCCTCTTGAGCAAAAGCTGGACATGTTATGGAGTTTTATAAAGGCACATCTTAATTCAAAGATTCTTGTGTTCCTTTCAAGCTGCAAACAG GTGAAATTTGTCTTTGAAGCATTTAAGAAATTGCGGCCTGGAATTCCACTGAAGTGTCTTCATGGAAAGATGAAACAGGGGAAAAGGATGGTAATCTATTCTCAGTTCTGTGAGAAACGCTCAGTTCTCTTCTCAACTGATGTGGCCTCAAGAGGCCTTGATTTTAATAAGGCTGTTGACTGGGTTGTCCAG GTGGATTGTCCAGAAGATGTTGCATCCTACATTCACAGAGTTGGTCGCACTGCTCGCTATGTATCCGGAGGGAGGTCAGTTTTGTTTCTGATGCCTTCAGAAATGAAGATGCTTGAAAAATTGCAAGCAGCAAAAGTACCTATACAGTTTATTAAG GCAAACAATAAAAGACTGCAACCAGTTTCTGGGTTGTTTTCAGCTTTACTCGTCAAAGATTCAGATTTGCAGGACTTGGCTAAAAGGGCGTTTGTAACATATTTGCGGTCTATCCATATTCAAAAGGATAAAGAGGTGTTTGATGTAATGAAGCTGCCTATTGATGAATTTTCTGCTTCAATGGGTCTACCAATGACCCCGAAACTCCGCTTTCTGAATCAGAAAATTAAGGGAAAGATGATGTCAGGAATTCAATTGGATAATGCCGACAAGGATATTGCCAGCCTAGCAACTGGTGCATTCAGAGAAGAAGATTTGGAAGGACAAAGAGAAGAGCTAGATATTGGTAATTCTGGGGAAGCAGATGTGGAGAAAGGTTTTCTGCTATCGAAGGAAACTGAACACGAGGGTGAAGAAAAAACAAGCGAACTAGGGCCAATCTT GCCTGGAACACGGGTTCTGAAGAAAAAGAA GGTGGCTGATGGAAAGAATGTTGATAATTCATCTCTACTTGATCAAG GCAAAAGAGAAGAATATTATAAGAAGATGAGAGAGGACTTGAAGCAAGCAGACAAGGAAGACAAGGCTCTGGACCGGCAGCGTCGCAGAGAGAAGCGAATTAAGGAGAAGATGAAGCGGAAGAAACAAACTAGTGACAGTGAGGAAGATAGGGATGAGGAGGAAGATGTTTCTGCATCAGAAGGAGAGAAAATGGGTGACAGGAAGCCAAAGAGGTCGAAGATATATTTCGATAGCGACAGTGATGATGGCAAGACAACAGAGGACAGAGAGAAACTTGTGAAAACTGATTCCATTTCTCTAGCAGAGCAGGAAGCTCTGGCCCTCAAGTTGTTAAGTACAATGCATTAA